From a single Couchioplanes caeruleus genomic region:
- a CDS encoding dihydrofolate reductase family protein — protein sequence MTATYTFDVFASLDGHGSAGGDWRGYWGKQGPELLGHRLAQYEAEQRMVLGATTYRAFASMLASSTEESEVRDPWVTRMRHLPATVVSSTLKEPLDWPDATVVAGDAVDVVARLKERSGVPLRSHGSLSMNRALMAAGLVDRVQVTVFPVITGRNGRDPVFRGAADFDLELLETRTLDGHIQELVYRPTLH from the coding sequence ATGACCGCCACCTACACCTTCGACGTCTTCGCCAGCCTCGACGGCCACGGTTCTGCCGGCGGCGACTGGCGGGGCTACTGGGGCAAGCAGGGACCGGAGTTGCTCGGCCACCGTCTCGCCCAGTACGAAGCCGAGCAGCGGATGGTCCTGGGCGCCACCACGTACCGGGCGTTCGCGAGCATGCTGGCGTCGAGCACCGAGGAGTCCGAGGTGCGGGACCCCTGGGTCACGCGGATGCGGCACCTGCCGGCGACGGTGGTGTCGTCGACCCTGAAGGAACCCCTCGACTGGCCGGACGCCACCGTCGTGGCCGGTGACGCCGTCGACGTCGTCGCGCGGCTCAAGGAGCGGTCCGGCGTGCCGTTGCGGTCGCACGGCAGCCTGTCGATGAACCGGGCGCTGATGGCGGCCGGCCTCGTCGACCGCGTCCAGGTGACGGTCTTCCCGGTCATCACCGGCCGGAACGGCCGGGATCCCGTCTTCCGGGGCGCGGCCGACTTCGACCTGGAGCTGCTCGAGACGCGGACGCTGGACGGCCACATCCAGGAGCTCGTCTACCGGCCCACCCTGCACTGA
- a CDS encoding DeoR/GlpR family DNA-binding transcription regulator gives MQRKQRLREMVSAIVEKGGLDVEDLAELFSVSAATVRRDLELLEQQRLVTRTRGGATTHASFNDLPLSYKTEQDTGEKRRIAQEALSFLGGARVIGTTGGTTVSEFARLLMDRDGLTIVTNALNVATYLVANPRLRVFSAGGEVRSSSQEAVGPSAESFMAGYNIDVAFIGVDGVDAAAGCTNYDPVGCRVNAVLREQARISVVLADATKIGRVALARVCAMSDVDYLVTDARADGAALDAIRARGCEVLAV, from the coding sequence ATGCAACGCAAGCAGCGCCTGCGCGAGATGGTGTCGGCCATCGTCGAGAAGGGCGGACTCGACGTCGAGGACCTCGCCGAGCTGTTCTCGGTCTCCGCCGCCACGGTGCGGCGCGACCTGGAGTTGCTGGAGCAGCAGCGTCTGGTCACCCGCACCCGTGGTGGCGCGACCACCCACGCGTCCTTCAACGACCTGCCGCTGTCGTACAAGACGGAGCAGGACACCGGGGAGAAGCGGCGCATCGCCCAGGAGGCGCTGAGCTTCCTCGGCGGCGCCCGGGTCATCGGCACCACCGGCGGCACCACCGTGTCGGAGTTCGCCCGCCTGCTGATGGACCGCGACGGCCTGACCATCGTCACCAACGCCCTGAACGTGGCGACCTACCTGGTCGCCAACCCGCGCCTGCGGGTCTTCTCGGCCGGTGGCGAGGTGCGCAGCAGCAGCCAGGAGGCGGTCGGCCCGAGCGCGGAGAGCTTCATGGCCGGCTACAACATCGACGTGGCGTTCATCGGCGTCGACGGCGTGGACGCCGCGGCGGGCTGCACCAACTACGACCCGGTGGGGTGCCGCGTCAACGCCGTCCTGCGCGAACAGGCCCGGATCAGCGTGGTGCTGGCCGACGCCACCAAGATCGGCCGGGTGGCGCTGGCCCGGGTGTGCGCGATGTCCGATGTGGACTACCTGGTGACCGATGCCCGGGCCGACGGCGCCGCGCTCGACGCCATCCGGGCCCGCGGCTGCGAGGTGCTCGCCGTCTGA